The window AGCCCACCAGACTCCTGTCCTTTGCCGGTTTCGTCTCGGTAGGGGGCAACGTCTAATCTCTGATCAGCAGGTCGGGATCAAGAAGGATGAGCAGCAACAAGTCCTCTTCGTCGGGTGCCTGGACGAGGGGCCGCCGCCCTTGTGTGGCCAGCGGGGAGGGACGGGAGGCTGCCCGCCCAACGCCGACAATGTGGTCGGCTGTGTCACTGCCCATCTTGGCTGAGTGCTCGACCTGGTCCTCCGACAAACGAAACACCTGCAAGATACGATCGACGACAAGACCCATAGTCTCTTGCCCGCATGCCACGAGAAGCAGGCGGCTCACGCTGGACAGCTTCGTTGGTCCCATCGAGAGCCTGCGTCTTGCGTCCAGCACCGTCGTTACACGGCCTCTGACGGACACGATACCCATCACCGCTGGGGGTGCTCGCGGGACCTCAGTAATGGGTGGCACCGCCATGATTTCGCGTACTGCCGAAAGCGGCAGAGCGTAGTTCTCGGATCCGACGCAGAACGCCAAGAACTCCGTTACGGTATCACCGGCCGGCAAGAGCGGATGCCCGCCGCTTTTTGCGGGAGGCATGGAGGCGCGGGTCAGGCTATCGCTCATCGAGATCGCTCTCAAGCGCAGGTGTTGGCTTCATACCGATTGGCGTTCCCGTTTCGTGCCGGTCTCGGCGCCGAGCAGTAGCTCTTCAAGCAGCGCCGGCGCGTCGAGCACCAACGCCAGACGCTGCTCACCCAGATCGGTCGCACCCGCAATGCCACGCACGTTCTGCAAGCTCCTGCCAAGCGGCTTGATCACGATATCGCGCTGGCCGTACAGCTCGTCCACGACGAACCCGAGCCGGCGCTGGGCCAGGGTGACCACGACCACGTACTGTTTTGGGGGTGCTGGCCTTTCCGCGAAACCAAAAAACTGCGCGAGACGACACAGGGGCAGCGTCTCGCCACGAAGACCGTAGACTTCCCGGCGCTCGACCGTCCGTAGCCTGGCAGCCTCTAGACGCAAGGCCTCCTGAACCGTGGAAAGCGGCACGGCAAAAGCGCGTCCGGCTACGCGCACCACGAGCGCGCTTATGATCGCCAGCGTGATGGGAAGCGTGATCACGAAGGTGGTGCCGACCCCTAACTCACTCTGCACGTCGATCACTCCCCCCAAGCGGCTGATGTTGGTCTTCACGACATCCATGCCCATGCCGCGCCCTGAAATGTCCGTCACCTGTTCGGCCGTGCTGAAACCCGGCATGAAGATCACACCGAGCAGCTCTTCGCGGGACAGCTCGCCTACGGCTCCCTGGTTCAGCAGCCCCTTGCGCACGGCCGTCTGCAGGAGCACTCCGGGATCGATGCCAGCGCCGTCGTCCTTGATCTCGATAACGACGTGATTGCCCTTCTGAAAGGCGTCAATGCTGAGTGTCGCCGTGCCCGTCTTTTGTGCTGCCTCCCGAATGGCAGGGGGCTCCGCGCCGTGGTCTACCGCGTTGCGGACAATGTGCATCAGAGGATCGGCGAGTTCCTCGGCGATGAGCTTGTCCACTTCCGTCTCCGAACCCTTCACGACGAGCCGCACATCCTTGCCGCGCTCCCGTGCGACCTGGCGCACGATACGGGCAAGCTTGTCGAAGATGTGTCCCAGCGGGACCATGCGGATCGCAAGAATGCCCTCCTGAGCTTCATTCAGATGTCGCTCGAAGCTGCGCTGAACGCGCTGCAGCTCCCCTGCCAGCGACCTGAGCTCGGGCGCTGCCCGACAACGCTCGGTCAGGCTCACAACCGTCCCGCGCACGATGCCGAGCTCGCCGACCACGTTCATGAGGTGGTCGAGCTTTCGAATATCCACGCGCACGCTGTTGGTGACCGAACGCAGGGACGCGAGCTCGCCGCCGTCGCGGCGAGCACTGCCGGACGAGCGGAACTCGTCGGGGCTGGCGGCCGCGGCTGGCCGGCCTGAGTCGGTCGTGGCTGCGGGCGGGGTAGTGGCCGGTACGGTTGCGGCTGGTGAACGGCTGCTCGGAGTGCGCCGCCGGTCCACAATCTGCAAGACGGCATCCTTGAGCTCCAGCACTTCGCGCAGGTCGACGTCGTCCAGGCGGCTTGCCAGCAGAATCTCGATATCGAGCTGATCGCCGTCACTTCCCCCCATGCTGGGCATGTAGGTGATGATTTCTGCCACGCCCTTGGCTCGCGTCTTGATTCCATCGAGCGCGCTGTCGATTTCGTCCAGCAGCAAGCACACGCGCAAGCGAAAAAGGGTCATGCCCTGCTGCAGGGTGGCTCGCAGCCGGTGTTCTTCGTACTCGGTTAGCACTGCCAGCAGGTTTGGGTCGAGGTCGTAGTCGCTCAGAATGTTGGCGGGTGCCGGCGGCGAGGCTGTGACGAGTGAGACTGAACGGGTGAAGCGGTCCAAGTCCACCTCGGCCGTGGTCTTGGGATCCTTCGCCTCTGCCAAGAGGCGCTGGAAGGCGTCCACACCCTCGAACAGCAAGTCAAGCGTTTCCTGGCTGAGGCTGATTCGGCCCAGCCTCAGGTTGTCGAGCAGATCCTCCAAGTGGTGCGCGAGCTTTGCGATCGGCGCGTAGCCGAACATGCCCGCCAGTCCCTTGACGGTGTGGACCCCGCGAAACAGGTCGTTGAGCAAATCCGGGTCTGGGGAGCCCTCTTTCTGTGCGTGATCCAGCATGAGCAAGTCGCGCGACAGGTTCTCGATCAAGTCCTGTGCTTCCGAGAGGAACTCCTCGCGTACTCCGTCCTTGCTATTGGGATGGGTCACTCGCCTCCAAGGCGTGGCGCGGACCATGGGGCCCGGATCGGCCCCGTGCGGTCGGACGAGTCAACAACAGTCGCTGGTCGCCCGCGCCCCGGCGTCGCCCATACGGGCCCCGGAGGCAAGCGCCGTCGTTACCGTTGGAGGTTCGAGGGCTCAATAGACCGGCCTCGGATCAGTGTAGCCTCAGACCCGAAGCAGCAAAAGTACGCATGGATCACTCGGGCAGCTGGCAGCGCAGTCTTCGAAAGGCCGCCGCCGTCCGGCGAAGGGTCGTGAGATCCTCGTGCTCGCAGCCCTTGCCCGCCTCCACCCAGGCGCTGGTCGTGGCCAGCCGCGCGCGCCTCCTGAGCTCCGGCCCAAGTCGGATCGGGCCCCCTCCGCACGCCCGGCAGCGCAGCGCGCCTGAGCGAGGGTCGAACTCGCTGGATTGCGTGCAAGAGGGCCGCTTTCCGCACGATCCGCACGCGTCGAATGCCGGGGCGAAGCCCACGACCGACAACGCCCGCAGCTCGAAGCACACCGGCAGCGCCGCCGGGGGCGCATCCCGTTCGGAGAGCAGGCGCATCAACTGTACGCACAGGGCGAAGAGTCCTGGTTCGGCCTGCCGTTCCGCGACCAGGTGGCGAACCAAACGCAGCGCGTCGCCAGCCTGCTGCATGCGTCCGAGGTCGCCGAGCAGTGCCGGGAACGCCTCCTCGACCTCTGCCAGCTCCAGCGCGCCGAGCGAGCCTCGCGTCCGCCCGAGTCCCACCCTCAGCACGCACAGACTCTGAAGAGTGCCGGAAAAGCGACGCCGGCTGCGCCGGGCGCCCCGAGCGATCGCGGAGATTACGCCTTCGGTCTCGGTCAACAGGCTGACGATCCGGTCAGCTTCTCCGTAGTCGACGGCTCGAAGCAGTAGGGCCCGGGTCTTGACCATGATCGCGACTGCTGATTCGCGGGGCCCGCTCGCTGGCTGAGCCTTGACGCTGAGCAGCGCCCGGCGTTGGTCCCCGCGACAACTCGATCGGAGCATTGCGGTGACGGGGACGCAACACCACGGACAGTGCCAGCGTGAAGAGAATCACCAGGATGACCAGCGCGATCGCGATTCCGAAGCGCCGCCCGCGCTCGGGCGGGGCTGCGGCGGCCAGGGGCACGGGAGTCGCTTCCGGGCAGCTCTGGCGTTCGTACGACCGCACGATGTCGCTGTCATCGGCTCCAACTGCCCGCGCGTAGGCCCGCAGAAAGCCCTTTGCGAACACCTCCCCGGGCAGCTCATCGAAACGATCGTCCTCGATGAGCTTCAGCACCCGCACCGAGATGCGAGTCGTTCGAGAGATCTCCGCCAACGACAGCTGGCGCAGCTCGCGCTCGTGCCGGAGCTGCTGGCCGATCGACTCCATCAGTGGCTGGCCTCCAGGTAGCGGCTACAGGCTTGGCCAGCCGCCGTGTAAGCACCGAGCTCCACGCAGCGTTCGAAGTCACCGATCGCATCCTTGCGGTGCTTGAGGTGCGCGCGGGACTCACCCCTGAGGTGCCACGCCTCCTGGAAGTGCCGGCAGCGCTCGTCCGCTTGAAGGGCGTGGGTGAACGCCTCCTCCGCTCGCTGATGGTCTCCCTTGGCCACGTAGGTCTTTCCTAGTCGAAAGTACCCTACACAGAAGTGTCGGTGAAGTTTTACGGCTCTTGAGAGGGCTGTGAGCGCGCTGTCGTAGTCCGCTGCCAGGTAGTAGGCCCAACCCAGGTTGCCCCAGGCGAAGTGCGCATGTCGGTTGAACAGGTTGTTGGCCGCCGCGCTGAGCTGCCGGATCGCATCCGCATAGCGCTCGCGGTGAATGTACAGCACGCCGAGGTCATTCTGCGCCTCCACCACGAGATCATGCCGCGGGCGCTCCGGCTCGGTACCCAGCCGCACGACCCGCAGGTAGTGCTCCTCGGCTTTCTTATCGTTTTCGGCAGTGCTTTCGGCCCGGCTCAGCAGGAACATCTTGGCGATGAGCAGGTGCGCATAGGCGTTGTTCGGGTCGAGCTCCAACGCTCGATGAAGTGCACGGTACGCGTCGGCGACGTTTCCTTCCTCGCGCAGCCCAACTGCAAGCTCGTACTGTTTCATCGATTGCTGCGCCTGCTCTGCAGAAGGAACCGCACCACAGCCAGCTGCCGCTGCTACGGCTGCCAGCAGGATCACGGACTGAAATGGGTGCATGTGTTGCGGAAAGCCCGCGGGCCGAACGTACCGGTCAAACGTTGGACACATCATGTACAGATCGGCAGGGCGCCGGTCAACACCGAAGCGCCCCGATCGTGCGACATGCGCAAGGGCCGTCACGGACTTTGAAGGCGGCGCAACAGCGCCGGGCGGGATGGATCGGAATCGAAAGGGCAAAGTCATTCTGACCCGACCCCTGAGGATTTCAATTGTACTTTGGCTGACGCTCGGGCGGGGTCTGCTCTTCGGCCAGATGGCAGCTCACCCAGCGGTCCTCTTCCACCGGCCTCAGCGCCGGAATCTCCACGTCGCATAGACCGTTTTGTGCGACCGGGCAACGCGGATGAAAGCCGCAGCCGGCGGGTGGGTCCAGGGGATTCGGCACGTCGCCCTTCAGCAGCGCGTGGCCGGCACCGCGATCGCGATCCAGCAGCCGGACGGAGCCCAGCAGCGCTTTGGTGTAGGGGTGCCGGGGCTCGGCGCAAAGCCTTTGGGCCGACGCCAGCTCGACGATACGACCTAGGTACATCACGGCTATTCTGTGGCTCATGAACTCCACGACGTTCAGGTCGTGAGCAACGAACAGGTAGCCGAGCCCCAGCTCCTCCTGAAGATCCTTCAGCAAGTTGCATATCTGGGCCTGCACCGAGACATCGAGCGAGCTCACGGGCTCATCGGCCACCACGAACCGGGGCTCGACGGCCAGAGCGCGTGCGATGCCTATGCGCTGGCGCTGGCCACCCGAGAATTCACCCGGATAGCGGCGCATGTGTGCAGGTTCCAGGCCCACCCGCTCGAGAAGCGCGGCCACGCGTTGCTCCTCTTCGGACGCGCCTTCAACCAGACGGTGCACCCGCATGGCCTCGCCCAGGGCCGCGCGAACCCTCAACCTCGGGTTGAGCGAGCTGTAGGGGTCCTGGAATACGATCTGCATCCTGCGGCGCAGCGGCCTCAGCTCCGAAGGACCCAGGCGGGTGATGTCCTGCCCTTCGAGCAATATGCGCCCGGCGGCCGGCTCGACCAGCCTCAGCAGGGCGCGGCCCAGCGTGCTCTTGCCGCAACCGGATTCGCCCACCAGTCCAAGCGTTTCGCCCTTTTGAATCGCAATCGATACATCCTGGACCGCTCCCAACCAGCGCTTGGCTCGAGCGAGCCAGCCCGAGCCCACCCGGAAGCCGACGTGCAGGCCCTGCGTCGAGATCAGGGGCTCCGGGCTAGCGATCATGGCCGCGCTCTTGCTCGCTCCCACGCCACGTGGCAGGCGACGTGGCGACGGCCCGGCAAGGATCGCAGCTCGGGCTCGTGCGCCGAGCAGGTCGCTACGGCCTCGGGGCAGCGGTCACGGAAGCGGCAGCCGGTCGGCGGCTGCGCCAGGTCGGGCACCCTTCCAGCCAGGGCCGGCAGTCGCCGTTTGCCGCGGTTGGCACCCAGGCCCGGCACGCTCGCGAGCAGGCCCGCGGTGTAGGGATGCAGCGGCCGCGCGAGCAGCTCCTCGGCCGGCGCGCGCTCCACGACCTTTGCAGCGTACATCACGACGATCTCCTGGGCCAGGGATGCCACTACCCCCAGATCGTGCGTTATCAGCACAATGCTCATGTTGAGCTCGGCCTGCAGGCGTTCGAGCAGGGCGAGAATCTGCGACTGGATGGTCACATCCAACGCAGTGGTCGGCTCATCTGCTATCAGCAGCCTGGGCCCGCAGCTCAGTGCGATCGCGATCATGACCCGCTGGCGCATACCACCCGACAGCTGGTGAGGATACGCATCGACGCGCTCGGCGGCGGCGCCAATTCCCACGGTCTCCAGAAGCGCGATCGCGCGGCGCCTGGCGTCGGCAACCGAGACGCGTTGGTGCTGCCGTATTGCCTCGCACAGCTGCTGCCCGACCGTATACACCGGGTTGAGCGAGGTCATGGGTTCTTGGAACACCATCGCAATCTGGCTGCCTCGCAGCGCGCGCAGCTGACGCGCCGGCAGCGACAGCAGCTCGCGCCCAGCGAACAGCACCGAGCCGCTCTCGATGCGCCCCGGCCAGCCGATCAGGCGCATGACCGACAAAAAGGTCACGCTCTTGCCCGAGCCGCTCTCGCCGACCACGCCCAGCGTGGCCCCCTCGGCCACCTCGAGCGAGACGCGGTCGGCGGCCCGGACAACCCCCCGGGGCGTCGAAAACGACGTGACGAGGTCGCGCAGCTCGAGCAGCGGCTGGGGCATGGGCTGGCTGCGACGGGTGCAGTCCTTGCTCAGCGGCTCCTCCGGGCATCGGGCGCTGCCGAAGGCGTGGATCGGCTGCTGGCGGCCAGGCTGGCCAGCACTTCCGCGAGCAGCGTGGCGCCGAGCAGGGTCGTGATACCCGCCACGTCGTGGTCGGGCGAGATCTCGACCAGATCGAAGCCCGCGAGCTGCACGCCGGTCAAGGCTCGAACCAGGAAGAGCGCCTCGTAGCTCGTCAACCCTCCGGGCACGGGCGTGCCGGTGCCAGGCGCATACGCCGGGTCGATGGCGTCGACATCGAAGCTCACGTAGCAGGGTCCTCGCGTTCGGAAGGCGCTTAGCTCGGCGCCCACCGCGGCGAGGTCACGCTTCACGTCGTCCACGAAACGGATTTCGAAACCGGCTTGTTCCGCAAGCTTCAGGTCGTCTGCGCTCGCGAACGGTCCCCGAATCCCGACCTGCAGCACGTCGCGCGTTCGCAGCAACCCCTCTTCGAGTGCCTTGCGAAAAACCGATCCATGGTGCAGGTCGACGCCCCAGGCGGGCCCGAAGGTGTCGCTATGGGCGTCGAAATGCAGCATCGCGAGCGGGCCGTGATGCTTGGCCAGGGCGCGCAAGGCTCCGATGCTGATGGTGTGGTCGCCGCCCACCAACACGGGCGTTGCCCCTGCGGTGACGATGTCGGAAACGCGTTGCTCGATGCGATCCAGGGTCTCCGTGAGCTGCATCGGGACGCTCAGCACGTCTCCGCCGTCGCAGCAGCGCAAGGCGCGGAACAGGTCCACGCCCTGCGCCGGGTGGTAGCCGCGCGTCAGCGCGCTGGCGTTTCGGACACCGCGAGGTCCGAAGCGCGCACCGGGCCGGAACGTGGTACCGCCATCGAAAGGCACGCCGCAGATCATCACATCCACGTCCGAAGGATCCGCGTGCTGCGGCAGCCGCAAGAAGGTCGGCGTGCCGGCGAAGCGAGGCACCAGCCGCGTCGATACCGGGTGGAATGCGTCAGGCTCGGGCTCGCAACCGCGGCCGCTCATGGGCCGGCCCCGTTGCAGGTGACCCAGCGCACGATCCGGCCCGGCGGCGGCCGCTGTTGAAATGCGCTCGTGGGGATCTGCGGATTGAGCGTCATATCCTTGAAGCGCACGAGCACGTCCTGTTCTCGATCCTGGTGCTCGAAATGCACCCTAAAGGGCATCACGACGCCGTCGCTTCGAGCCGCCTGCCCCTCGAGCGCCACGATTCTATAGTCCTGGTAGGCTACTCGCCACAGGGAGCGTCCTTGCGCGTCAAAAACCTCGACTCGGCGCAGCCGCAGTTTCTGGCGCGCGAGCGGCAGCCCGGCCTGCTCCGCGGGCAAGGCCAAATCGAGCTCCTTGCGTCGTCGATCCGGCAGTCCGAGGACAATCCGGTAGAAGCCGCGCGGGTCCCAACGGATCCCGCTCCGGCTCACCGCGTGCGCACGGGCGGGGGCCAGCGAGACGACCTGTCCAAGCAGCATCGCCGTGACTTCGGCGGCGGACAAGGTGATTCCCAGCAGCCTGGCGATGTTGGAGGAGCAGCTTGGCCCCTTGAGGAAGCGGCGTTCCTTGTGATCGTTGAGCGCGAAACGGCCTTGCGCGCTGGTCAGGGTGGACGCGGGCCCGAACTGCGTCATCACGTCGAAGCGCACTCGGTCGGGCCGCTCGACGAACATCCATACCGTGCCGCGTACACGTCCTTGCGTTCCGCGCTGATCGACCCGGGCCTCGGCGCGCAGCGATCGAAGCTGTTGCCGCGAAGCGGCGAACGCCTCGAGCGCGGATTGGGCGGCGCGGTGGGGGTGCCGCGGCACGTACGACAGGGTGCCGCAGCCAGCCAAAAGGACCGCCGCCAGCGGCGCCGAGTGTCGCCGCTGCACTGACACTAGCGAACGATACCTTCGATGATCTGCAGGGCAGCCTCGTGGCGTCCGAAGGACGGGATAATGTAGGCGCCGGCGACCTTGTCCTTGACAGCGCTGAGCATCTCCCGTGCGATCCCAACCCCCGTCGCTCTCGCTTTGGGGCCGGAGCCGACGCGCCGCATGCGCTCACGTACCGATTCGGGCACGCTCATCCCCGGGACTTCGTTGTGCAAGAATTCGGCATTACGGAAACTAGCGAGCGGCAACAGTCCCACGA of the Pseudomonadota bacterium genome contains:
- a CDS encoding DUF4292 domain-containing protein; the encoded protein is MSVQRRHSAPLAAVLLAGCGTLSYVPRHPHRAAQSALEAFAASRQQLRSLRAEARVDQRGTQGRVRGTVWMFVERPDRVRFDVMTQFGPASTLTSAQGRFALNDHKERRFLKGPSCSSNIARLLGITLSAAEVTAMLLGQVVSLAPARAHAVSRSGIRWDPRGFYRIVLGLPDRRRKELDLALPAEQAGLPLARQKLRLRRVEVFDAQGRSLWRVAYQDYRIVALEGQAARSDGVVMPFRVHFEHQDREQDVLVRFKDMTLNPQIPTSAFQQRPPPGRIVRWVTCNGAGP
- a CDS encoding tetratricopeptide repeat protein; translation: MKQYELAVGLREEGNVADAYRALHRALELDPNNAYAHLLIAKMFLLSRAESTAENDKKAEEHYLRVVRLGTEPERPRHDLVVEAQNDLGVLYIHRERYADAIRQLSAAANNLFNRHAHFAWGNLGWAYYLAADYDSALTALSRAVKLHRHFCVGYFRLGKTYVAKGDHQRAEEAFTHALQADERCRHFQEAWHLRGESRAHLKHRKDAIGDFERCVELGAYTAAGQACSRYLEASH
- the recO gene encoding DNA repair protein RecO, with product MVKTRALLLRAVDYGEADRIVSLLTETEGVISAIARGARRSRRRFSGTLQSLCVLRVGLGRTRGSLGALELAEVEEAFPALLGDLGRMQQAGDALRLVRHLVAERQAEPGLFALCVQLMRLLSERDAPPAALPVCFELRALSVVGFAPAFDACGSCGKRPSCTQSSEFDPRSGALRCRACGGGPIRLGPELRRRARLATTSAWVEAGKGCEHEDLTTLRRTAAAFRRLRCQLPE
- a CDS encoding chemotaxis protein CheW translates to MSDSLTRASMPPAKSGGHPLLPAGDTVTEFLAFCVGSENYALPLSAVREIMAVPPITEVPRAPPAVMGIVSVRGRVTTVLDARRRLSMGPTKLSSVSRLLLVACGQETMGLVVDRILQVFRLSEDQVEHSAKMGSDTADHIVGVGRAASRPSPLATQGRRPLVQAPDEEDLLLLILLDPDLLIRD
- a CDS encoding helix-turn-helix domain-containing protein, which gives rise to MESIGQQLRHERELRQLSLAEISRTTRISVRVLKLIEDDRFDELPGEVFAKGFLRAYARAVGADDSDIVRSYERQSCPEATPVPLAAAAPPERGRRFGIAIALVILVILFTLALSVVLRPRHRNAPIELSRGPTPGAAQRQGSASERAPRISSRDHGQDPGPTASSRRLRRS
- a CDS encoding ABC transporter ATP-binding protein, which produces MPQPLLELRDLVTSFSTPRGVVRAADRVSLEVAEGATLGVVGESGSGKSVTFLSVMRLIGWPGRIESGSVLFAGRELLSLPARQLRALRGSQIAMVFQEPMTSLNPVYTVGQQLCEAIRQHQRVSVADARRRAIALLETVGIGAAAERVDAYPHQLSGGMRQRVMIAIALSCGPRLLIADEPTTALDVTIQSQILALLERLQAELNMSIVLITHDLGVVASLAQEIVVMYAAKVVERAPAEELLARPLHPYTAGLLASVPGLGANRGKRRLPALAGRVPDLAQPPTGCRFRDRCPEAVATCSAHEPELRSLPGRRHVACHVAWERARARP
- a CDS encoding chemotaxis protein CheA; protein product: MTHPNSKDGVREEFLSEAQDLIENLSRDLLMLDHAQKEGSPDPDLLNDLFRGVHTVKGLAGMFGYAPIAKLAHHLEDLLDNLRLGRISLSQETLDLLFEGVDAFQRLLAEAKDPKTTAEVDLDRFTRSVSLVTASPPAPANILSDYDLDPNLLAVLTEYEEHRLRATLQQGMTLFRLRVCLLLDEIDSALDGIKTRAKGVAEIITYMPSMGGSDGDQLDIEILLASRLDDVDLREVLELKDAVLQIVDRRRTPSSRSPAATVPATTPPAATTDSGRPAAAASPDEFRSSGSARRDGGELASLRSVTNSVRVDIRKLDHLMNVVGELGIVRGTVVSLTERCRAAPELRSLAGELQRVQRSFERHLNEAQEGILAIRMVPLGHIFDKLARIVRQVARERGKDVRLVVKGSETEVDKLIAEELADPLMHIVRNAVDHGAEPPAIREAAQKTGTATLSIDAFQKGNHVVIEIKDDGAGIDPGVLLQTAVRKGLLNQGAVGELSREELLGVIFMPGFSTAEQVTDISGRGMGMDVVKTNISRLGGVIDVQSELGVGTTFVITLPITLAIISALVVRVAGRAFAVPLSTVQEALRLEAARLRTVERREVYGLRGETLPLCRLAQFFGFAERPAPPKQYVVVVTLAQRRLGFVVDELYGQRDIVIKPLGRSLQNVRGIAGATDLGEQRLALVLDAPALLEELLLGAETGTKRERQSV
- a CDS encoding ABC transporter ATP-binding protein → MIASPEPLISTQGLHVGFRVGSGWLARAKRWLGAVQDVSIAIQKGETLGLVGESGCGKSTLGRALLRLVEPAAGRILLEGQDITRLGPSELRPLRRRMQIVFQDPYSSLNPRLRVRAALGEAMRVHRLVEGASEEEQRVAALLERVGLEPAHMRRYPGEFSGGQRQRIGIARALAVEPRFVVADEPVSSLDVSVQAQICNLLKDLQEELGLGYLFVAHDLNVVEFMSHRIAVMYLGRIVELASAQRLCAEPRHPYTKALLGSVRLLDRDRGAGHALLKGDVPNPLDPPAGCGFHPRCPVAQNGLCDVEIPALRPVEEDRWVSCHLAEEQTPPERQPKYN
- the speB gene encoding agmatinase, whose product is MSGRGCEPEPDAFHPVSTRLVPRFAGTPTFLRLPQHADPSDVDVMICGVPFDGGTTFRPGARFGPRGVRNASALTRGYHPAQGVDLFRALRCCDGGDVLSVPMQLTETLDRIEQRVSDIVTAGATPVLVGGDHTISIGALRALAKHHGPLAMLHFDAHSDTFGPAWGVDLHHGSVFRKALEEGLLRTRDVLQVGIRGPFASADDLKLAEQAGFEIRFVDDVKRDLAAVGAELSAFRTRGPCYVSFDVDAIDPAYAPGTGTPVPGGLTSYEALFLVRALTGVQLAGFDLVEISPDHDVAGITTLLGATLLAEVLASLAASSRSTPSAAPDARRSR